One Streptomyces fagopyri DNA window includes the following coding sequences:
- a CDS encoding 3-hydroxyacyl-CoA dehydrogenase, with protein MTALDLNSPVAVVGTGTMGQGIAQVALVAGHPVRLYDTLAGRADAAAEAIGARLDRLVEKGRFSGADRDAARERLRPARSLDELADCVLVIEAVLEQLDAKQKLFRDLEDIVEDDCLLATNTSSLSVTAIGGALRNPGRLVGLHFFNPAPLLPLVEVVSGHATDFSSATRAYETARAWGKTPVACADTPGFIVNRIARPFYAEAFAVYESQAADPATIDAVLRESGGFRMGAFELTDLIGQDVNESVTHSVWQAFFQDLRFTPSLAQRRLVESGRHGRKTGHGWYDYGDDAERPEPHTAEQAQPPAHVVVEGDLGPASELLALIREAGIQVREDEEDHGTRLVLPSGGQLALADGQTSIEFRDVVYFDLALDYRRATRIALSASQDTAPQTVAEAIGLFQALGKDVSVIGDAPGMIVARTVARIVDLAHDAVAKGVATEEDIDTAMRLGVNYPLGPFEWCRRLGRTWAHDLLEELHLREPSGRYAPSLALYRHGHATEKREGTS; from the coding sequence ATGACAGCACTCGACCTCAACAGCCCCGTGGCCGTCGTCGGCACCGGCACCATGGGCCAGGGCATCGCCCAGGTCGCGCTGGTCGCGGGCCACCCGGTGCGGCTCTACGACACCCTCGCGGGCCGTGCCGACGCGGCGGCCGAAGCGATCGGCGCGCGCCTCGACCGGCTGGTCGAGAAGGGCCGGTTCAGCGGCGCCGACCGCGACGCGGCGCGCGAGCGGCTGCGACCCGCGCGGAGCCTCGACGAGCTGGCGGACTGCGTACTCGTCATCGAGGCGGTCCTCGAACAACTCGACGCCAAACAGAAGCTGTTCCGCGATCTCGAGGACATCGTCGAGGACGACTGCCTGCTCGCCACCAACACCTCGTCCCTGTCCGTCACCGCCATCGGTGGCGCCCTGCGCAACCCCGGCCGTCTGGTCGGACTGCACTTCTTCAATCCCGCGCCGCTGCTGCCCCTCGTGGAGGTCGTCTCCGGGCACGCGACCGACTTCTCGTCGGCCACCCGCGCGTACGAGACGGCCCGCGCGTGGGGGAAGACCCCGGTCGCCTGCGCCGACACCCCCGGCTTCATCGTCAACCGCATCGCGCGGCCCTTCTACGCCGAGGCCTTCGCGGTGTACGAGTCGCAGGCCGCCGATCCCGCCACCATCGACGCGGTCCTGCGCGAGTCCGGCGGCTTCAGGATGGGCGCCTTCGAGCTCACCGACCTGATCGGCCAGGACGTCAACGAGTCCGTCACGCACTCCGTGTGGCAGGCCTTCTTCCAGGACCTGCGCTTCACCCCCTCGCTCGCCCAGCGGCGGCTCGTCGAGTCCGGCCGGCACGGCCGCAAGACGGGACACGGCTGGTACGACTACGGGGACGACGCCGAACGGCCCGAGCCGCACACCGCCGAGCAGGCGCAGCCGCCCGCGCACGTCGTCGTGGAGGGTGACCTCGGACCGGCCTCCGAACTGCTCGCCCTGATCCGCGAGGCGGGCATCCAGGTCCGCGAGGACGAGGAGGACCACGGCACCCGCCTGGTGCTGCCCAGCGGCGGCCAGCTGGCCCTCGCCGACGGCCAGACCTCGATCGAGTTCCGCGACGTCGTCTACTTCGACCTGGCGCTGGACTACCGCAGGGCGACCCGCATCGCCCTGTCCGCCTCGCAGGACACCGCGCCCCAGACGGTCGCGGAGGCCATCGGCCTCTTCCAGGCGCTGGGCAAGGACGTCAGTGTCATCGGGGACGCCCCCGGCATGATCGTCGCCCGGACCGTGGCCCGCATCGTGGACCTGGCGCACGACGCCGTCGCGAAGGGAGTGGCCACCGAGGAGGACATCGACACCGCGATGCGCCTGGGCGTCAACTACCCCCTGGGCCCCTTCGAATGGTGCCGCAGGCTCGGCAGGACCTGGGCGCACGACCTCCTGGAGGAGCTGCACCTGCGCGAGCCCTCCGGCCGCTACGCCCCCTCGCTCGCGCTGTACCGCCACGGGCACGCCACCGAGAAGCGGGAGGGCACCTCATGA
- the paaN gene encoding phenylacetic acid degradation protein PaaN, which yields MAAELTAHQLIAQHRPTLDQALEAIRTRAYWSPHPEHPKAYGENGSLGMAEGKAAFDAVLGTRVDLGQPGTDDWVGGEVSPYGIALDVTYPHADIDVLLPAMRAGQRAWRDAGAETRAVVCLEILKRIADRTHEFAHAVMHTSGQAFMMAFQAGGPHAQDRGLEAVAYAYAEQIRTPDTAEWTKPQGKRDPITLTKRFTPVPRGIALVIGCNTFPTWNGYPGLFASLATGNAVLVKPHPRAVLPLALTVGIAREVLAGAGFDPNLVALAAERPGEGIAKTLAVRPEIRIIDYTGSTEFGDWLETHARQAQVYTEKAGVNTVIVESTADYKGMLSNLAFSLSLYSGQMCTTPQNLLVPRDGIRTDEGPKSYDEVVADLARSVGGLLGDDARANGLLGAIVNPDVKARLEAAAGLGEVALPSREISNPEFPDAVVRTPVIVKLDGARKYWEGTDDEAAYMSECFGPVSFAVAVDSAADAVELLRRTVRDKGAMTVGAYTTDEEFEQSVQEVCLEESAQLSLNLTGGVYVNQTAAFSDFHGSGGNPAANAALCDGAFVANRFRVVEVRR from the coding sequence ATGGCCGCCGAACTCACCGCTCACCAGTTGATCGCCCAGCACCGGCCCACCCTCGACCAGGCGCTGGAAGCGATCCGTACACGCGCGTACTGGTCCCCGCATCCCGAACACCCCAAGGCCTACGGCGAGAACGGCAGCCTGGGCATGGCCGAGGGCAAGGCCGCCTTCGACGCCGTCCTCGGCACCCGTGTCGACCTCGGCCAGCCGGGCACCGACGACTGGGTCGGCGGCGAGGTCTCGCCGTACGGCATCGCGCTGGACGTCACCTACCCGCACGCGGACATCGACGTGCTGCTGCCCGCCATGCGGGCCGGTCAGCGCGCCTGGCGCGACGCGGGCGCGGAGACACGCGCGGTGGTCTGTCTGGAGATCCTCAAGCGGATCGCCGACCGGACCCACGAATTCGCGCACGCGGTGATGCACACCAGCGGCCAGGCCTTCATGATGGCGTTCCAGGCGGGCGGCCCGCACGCGCAGGACCGCGGACTGGAAGCGGTGGCGTACGCGTACGCGGAGCAGATCCGCACCCCGGACACCGCTGAGTGGACCAAGCCCCAGGGCAAGCGCGACCCGATCACGCTGACCAAGCGGTTCACCCCGGTCCCGCGCGGCATCGCGCTCGTCATCGGCTGCAACACCTTCCCCACGTGGAACGGCTACCCGGGCCTGTTCGCCTCCCTGGCCACCGGCAACGCGGTCCTCGTGAAGCCCCACCCGCGCGCGGTGCTGCCGCTCGCGCTCACCGTGGGCATCGCGCGCGAGGTGCTCGCCGGGGCGGGCTTCGACCCGAACCTGGTGGCGCTGGCCGCCGAGCGTCCCGGGGAGGGCATCGCCAAGACCCTGGCCGTCCGCCCCGAGATCAGGATCATCGACTACACGGGTTCGACGGAGTTCGGCGACTGGCTGGAGACGCACGCCCGTCAGGCGCAGGTCTACACCGAGAAGGCCGGCGTCAACACGGTGATCGTGGAGTCGACCGCCGACTACAAGGGCATGCTGTCCAACCTGGCCTTCTCCCTGTCCCTGTACAGCGGCCAGATGTGCACGACCCCGCAGAACCTCCTCGTCCCGCGGGACGGCATCCGTACGGACGAGGGCCCCAAGTCGTACGACGAGGTGGTCGCCGACCTCGCCAGGTCGGTCGGCGGACTCCTCGGGGACGACGCGCGGGCCAACGGACTGCTCGGAGCCATCGTGAACCCGGACGTGAAGGCCCGCCTGGAGGCCGCCGCCGGCCTCGGCGAGGTCGCCCTCCCCTCCCGGGAGATCAGCAACCCCGAGTTCCCCGACGCCGTCGTCCGGACACCGGTGATCGTGAAGCTCGACGGCGCCCGTAAGTACTGGGAGGGCACGGACGACGAAGCCGCGTACATGAGCGAGTGCTTCGGCCCCGTCTCCTTCGCGGTCGCGGTCGACTCGGCGGCGGACGCCGTGGAGCTGCTTCGCCGCACCGTCCGGGACAAGGGCGCGATGACCGTCGGCGCGTACACCACCGACGAGGAGTTCGAGCAGTCCGTCCAGGAGGTCTGCCTGGAGGAGTCCGCCCAGCTCTCCCTGAACCTCACGGGCGGGGTGTACGTCAACCAGACGGCGGCCTTCTCCGACTTCCACGGCTCCGGCGGCAACCCGGCGGCGAACGCGGCGCTGTGTGACGGAGCGTTCGTCGCGAACCGCTTCCGCGTGGTCGAGGTGCGGCGCTAG
- a CDS encoding TrmH family RNA methyltransferase codes for MKDLADDRDRGRTDDRDRTDDRDRAKDPVDTWRRLAGDSVLLDGFHALKHAVRFRAEVLVAVTGDRRAALALADELAPDVRDTLDGLLVEVPEAAYRSLVPRPHPTAVAALAVRPSREASLRALTATHRTAPVVVLDQPRNLGNAGAVIRLAAGFGATGVVTTGTLDPWHPTVVRGGAGLHFATAVERLTVAELPSGPVFALDPEGEDIRGTKLPDDAVLAFGSERSGLSPELRARADHLVSLPMRPQVSSYNLATSVAMTLFHWSAAGGAPIG; via the coding sequence ATGAAGGACCTCGCTGACGACCGCGACCGCGGCCGTACCGACGACCGCGACCGCACGGACGACCGCGACCGAGCGAAGGACCCGGTGGACACCTGGCGTCGGCTCGCCGGCGACTCCGTCCTGCTCGACGGCTTCCACGCCCTCAAGCACGCGGTGCGCTTCCGGGCCGAGGTGCTGGTGGCGGTGACCGGCGACCGGCGGGCGGCGCTGGCGCTCGCCGACGAGCTGGCCCCGGACGTGCGCGACACCCTGGACGGCCTGCTGGTGGAGGTCCCGGAGGCCGCCTACCGGTCCCTGGTCCCGCGTCCGCACCCCACCGCGGTCGCCGCGCTGGCCGTACGCCCCTCGCGCGAGGCGAGTCTGCGGGCGCTGACGGCCACGCACCGCACCGCGCCGGTGGTGGTGCTCGACCAGCCGCGCAACCTCGGCAACGCGGGTGCCGTGATCCGGCTCGCGGCGGGTTTCGGCGCGACCGGGGTCGTCACGACGGGCACCCTCGATCCCTGGCACCCGACGGTGGTGCGCGGCGGGGCGGGCCTGCACTTCGCGACCGCCGTGGAGCGGCTGACGGTCGCGGAGCTGCCGTCCGGGCCGGTGTTCGCCCTCGATCCGGAGGGCGAGGACATCCGGGGGACGAAGCTCCCGGACGACGCGGTGCTCGCGTTCGGTTCCGAGCGCAGCGGCCTCTCCCCCGAACTGCGGGCGCGGGCCGACCACCTGGTGTCGCTGCCGATGCGCCCCCAGGTCTCCAGCTACAACCTCGCGACCAGTGTGGCCATGACGCTGTTCCACTGGAGCGCCGCCGGGGGCGCACCGATCGGATAG